The Hevea brasiliensis isolate MT/VB/25A 57/8 chromosome 1, ASM3005281v1, whole genome shotgun sequence genome has a window encoding:
- the LOC131182994 gene encoding uncharacterized protein LOC131182994 produces the protein MSWKWELVNSLFNECDKGLIAQIPMLSRRQEDGWQWVHKRKGLYSVKSAYQFLTRHLHGHEQVFVVELWRKLWSLKIPPKVRNLVLHICNHCIPTKLELQPRQIDIELVCALCRAEAESLEHVFLFCPFARDLWASCISTLLPVFVQLTLHWLCQVFSTLSVEDCQMCCMARLEGSAQCASHLSVGKWQRPLIGMMKCNVDAALLAAMHSTNIEANYFGMVVEEHRGLLEELDGCSIGFAKRLVNTVAHLLATIVHSEFGPKG, from the exons ATGAGTTGGAAATGGGAGCTGGTTAATTCGTTGTTTAATGAGTGTGATAAAGGTTTAATTGCACAAATTCCAATGCTAAGTCGTAGGCAGGAGGATGGTTGGCAGTGGGTACACAAAAGGAAAGGTTTATATTCAGTTAAAAGTGCCTATCAGTTCCTTACTCGACATTTACATGGGCATGAGCAAGTGTTTGTAGTAGAACTCTGGAGAAAACTCTGGAGTCTTAAAATTCCACCTAAAGTTCGAAATCTAGTTTTGCATATCTGTAATCATTGTATTCCAACTAAACTGGAGTTGCAGCCTAGACAAATAGATATTGAGCTGGTCTGCGCTTTGTGCCGAGCAGAGGCAGAGTCCCTGGAGCATGTCTTTCTGTTTTGTCCTTTTGCTAGAGATTTGTGGGCTAGTTGTATTTCAACTCTATTACCTGTTTTTGTGCAACTAACACTTCATTGGCTTTGTCAGGTCTTCTCAACACTATCAGTAGAGGACTGTCAGATGTGTTGCATG GCTCGGTTGGAGGGTTCTGCTCAATGTGCTTCGCATTTGTCTGTGGGTAAGTGGCAACGTCCTCTAATAGGGATGATGAAGTGTAATGTGGATGCTGCGTTGTTGGCA GCTATGCATAGTACTAATATTGAAGCAAATTATTTTGGGATGGTCGTAGAAGAGCATCGTGGTTTGTTGGAAGAGCTAGATGGTTGCTCAATCGGATTTGCTAAAAGATTAGTGAATACCGTTGCTCACTTGTTGGCTACAATAGTCCATTCTGAGTTTGGTCCGAAGGGGTGA
- the LOC110635769 gene encoding uncharacterized protein LOC110635769 — protein sequence MNSIHTLPYSSSPRYFFTRNSFSVKRRRSRHSRRHSTTKTFEINPGKRSLANDHVNDTQSLKLVVDVNQISSLTSSRFHRFVSLAEDAYYDLKTLITVDENNRILFSCRKSTLQFTGAVLLCGFVLVSTIRVLIKLLLGFRSRLRVPRQNVVVRRDRSLGGREVVVATTVNDRGHVKRKSSRVLDNPLSLPGWVFGSELGRDDWRSYRVRSQAKLPKWWPVSVAAEQDLVVDKQEYQREANRLIRAITDYKTSGKDVTEHDIIQLRRICRTSGVQVSFDTTNTRDSFYRASVDYVLKVCSSAPSYHNVIQIDGEDAQRFIAGLAENIGLENIRAARMVSAAVAARTRSCFLQAWALEVQGKHSEAVLELSKICLVLRAFPPEESSPEMEMVARGLGKHLKVEQRELLMDMYVSVCSEESHRSAADALGLMLSPRGVGDQHDSKHT from the exons ATGAACTCTATCCACACTCTTCCGTACTCTTCTTCTCCACGCTACTTCTTCACCCGCAACTCCTTCTCTGTTAAACGCCGCCGTTCTCGCCATTCCCGACGGCACAGCACCACCAAGACCTTCGAAATCAATCCCGGCAAGCGCTCTTTAGCTAACGATCATGTTAACGATACCCAAAGTCTCAAATTAGTTGTTGATGTTAACCAAATATCATCTCTAACCTCTTCTAGATTCCATCGATTTGTTTCTTTGGCGGAAGATGCTTATTATGACTTGAAGACTCTCATTACGGTAGACGAGAATAATCGGATTCTGTTCTCGTGTCGCAAATCGACTCTGCAGTTTACTGGCGCTGTGTTGCTTTGTGGGTTTGTTTTAGTTTCGACGATTAGGGTTTTAATCAAATTGTTGTTGGGGTTTAGGAGTAGGTTAAGGGTTCCGAGACAGAATGTTGTGGTTCGTAGGGACAGGAGTCTTGGAGGGAGAGAGGTCGTTGTAGCCACGACAGTGAATGACAGAGGACATGTGAAGAGGAAGAGTTCCAGGGTTCTGGACAATCCCCTTTCACTACCGGGTTGGGTTTTTGGTTCGGAGTTGGGAAGAGATGATTGGAGGAGTTATAGGGTAAGGAGCCAAGCGAAGTTGCCAAAATGGTGGCCAGTTTCAGTGGCCGCGGAGCAGGACCTGGTGGTGGATAAGCAGGAGTACCAGAGGGAAGCCAACAGATTAATACGAG CAATCACGGACTATAAAACAAGTGGAAAGGATGTTACAGAGCATGATATAATTCAA TTACGTCGAATATGCAGGACATCTGGAGTGCAGGTTTCCTTTGACACCACAAATACACGGGATTCTTTCTATCGTGCATCTGTTGACTATGTTTTGAAAGTATGCAGCAG TGCCCCAAGTTACCATAATGTTATTCAAATTGATGGTGAAGATGCACAGCGGTTCATTGCTGGGCTTGCTGAAAACATTGGGCTTGAGAATATTCGTGCTGCTAGAATGGTGTCTGCAGCTGTTGCTGCTCGCACACGATCGTGTTTCTTACAGGCATGG GCTCTAGAAGTCCAAGGTAAACATTCTGAAGCAGTACTGGAACTGTCAAAGATATGCCTTGTTCTCCGAGCATTTCCTCCTGAAGAATCCTCA CCTGAGATGGAGATGGTTGCTCGGGGCCTAGGAAAACACTTGAAAGTGGAGCAGAGGGAACTTTTAATGGATATGTATGTTTCAGTTTGCAGTGAAGAGTCTCATAGAAGTGCAGCAGATGCTCTTGGTTTG ATGCTCTCACCTAGAGGTGTTGGTGACCAACATGACAGCAAGCATACATGA
- the LOC131178630 gene encoding vesicle transport protein GOT1-like, which yields MVSFEMNDRKKIGLGLTGFGIFFSFLGIIFFFDKGLLAMGNILFISGVSLTIGPKSTMQFFMKRQNFKGTMSFGAGFFFVVIGWPILGMILEAYGFIVLFSGFWPTLAVFLQRIPILGWVFQQPFVRSFMDRYRGRRVPV from the exons ATGGTTTCCTTTGAAATGAATGACCGCAAGA AGATTGGGCTAGGATTGACAGGATTTGGCATATTTTTCTCTTTCCTGGGAATCATTTTCTTCTTTGACAAGGGATTACTTGCAATGGGAAAT ATCCTTTTCATCTCAGGAGTGAGTCTAACTATTGGGCCAAAGTCCACTATGCAGTTCTTCATGAAACGTCAAAATTTTAAG GGAACTATGTCATTCGGTGCTGGCTTCTTCTTTGTTGTCATAGGATGGCCAATTCTTGGCATGATTTTGGAAGCATACGGGTTCATTGTACTCTTCAG TGGCTTCTGGCCAACACTGGCTGTCTTTCTTCAGAGGATACCTATTCTTGGCTGGGTGTTCCAACAACCATTTGTTAGATCG TTCATGGATCGTTACCGGGGTAGAAGAGTTCCTGTGTAA